A section of the Bombus fervidus isolate BK054 chromosome 9, iyBomFerv1, whole genome shotgun sequence genome encodes:
- the LOC139991021 gene encoding V-type proton ATPase subunit S1, producing MTQFCNVFCFVFILNVAFQILPSRADNAVPVLLWGESVNSDLTSAVNPFLKTTSEEFGLYLRKKLENSPPVLLYIKDNLCIEDLVKYKQHLQEVINGDSLRYFPAVEKAVNTVEDLPLYNQTYNDYVDSVSDGQLLIVPISNLDVIPDTYKTIKDSSPNLIAMLTGKACSYRRSERVKRDIDADNTTTSFVISGERVLLYANRSLSLQPDKDKAVINLPLKPTITEESDPKTYNLTMTFTGSGTIIKNELVFIFKVRTAGYYTLKKINYSHYINANSTGNPQILTTDTDIVFPFNFSYHCSQIITFKNGDTALNITGLQVQLDPRPDKKTNGTKIFAFNDAYDCVGFTTIPIWTGIFVTAILALIMIWALTMIMDIRTMDRFDDPKGKTITISAQE from the exons ATGACACAATTTTGTAATGTTTTCTGTTTCGTTTTTATCTTAAACGTtgcatttcaaattttaccttCACGCGCTGATAATGCAGTACCTGTATTGCTATGGGGTGAGTCAGTTAATTCTGATTTAACAAGTGCAGTGAACCCCTTTTTAAAGACTACCAGCGAGGAATTTGGTCTTTATCTgcgtaaaaaattagaaaattcacCTCCAGTTCttctttatataaaagataatcTGTGTATTGAAGATTTAGTGAAATACAAACAG CATCTTCAGGAAGTTATTAATGGTGATTCTTTACGTTATTTTCCTGCTGTTGAGAAAGCAGTGAATACTGTTGAAGACTTACCCTTATACAACCAAACTTATAATGATTATGTGGATTCTGTATCTGATGGACAATTACTGATTGTGCCAATTAGTAATTTGGATGTTATCCCAGATACATACAAGACAATAAAGGATTCTAGCCCTAATTTGATAGCTATGCTCACAGGGAAAGCCTGTAGTTATAGGCGTTCTGAACGAGTAAAAAGGGACATTGATGCAGACAATACCACTACATCTTTTGTCATTTCAGGAGAAAGAGTGTTATTATATGCTAATCGATCATTATCATTGCag CCTGATAAAGACAAAGCTGTAATAAATCTTCCACTTAAGCCTACAATTACTGAAGAGTCGGATCCAAAAACATATAATTTAACTATGACATTTACAGGATCTGGTACTATCATCAAAAATGAacttgtttttatatttaaagttaGAACTGCAGGATATTATACActcaaaaaaattaattactcaCACTATATTAATGCAAATTCTACTGGTAATCCACAAATTTTAACAACAGATACAGATATTgtttttccatttaatttcTCTTATCATTGTTCACAAATTATTACATTCAAGAATGGCGATACAGCCTTAAATATAACAGGTTTACAAGTGCAACTTGATCCACGACCGGACAAAAAGACTAATGgcacaaaaatatttgcatttaatGATGCATATGACTGTGTCGGTTTTACTACAATTCCAATTTGGACAGGAATATTTGTTACCGCAATATTAGCTTTAATTATGATTTGGGCTCTTACTATGATTATGGATATTCGTACAATGGATAGATTTGATGATCCCAAAGGAAAAACAATTACTATTTCAGCTcaggaataa
- the LOC139991043 gene encoding anaphase-promoting complex subunit 13: MDSQVCRDGRLLDLIDEIWHKERLPIDDIVVPNQELPDPESDNGDSHMTLKELEQKWNNLALGTLSENHLHSPTPSHN; this comes from the coding sequence aTGGACAGTCAAGTGTGCAGAGATGGTAGATTATTAGATTTAATTGATGAGATCTGGCATAAAGAGCGTTTGCCTATTGACGATATTGTAGTGCCAAATCAAGAATTACCTGATCCTGAAAGTGACAACGGTGATTCTCATATGACACTGAAGGAATTAGAACAAAAGTGGAATAATCTAGCTTTAGGAACTCTCAGTGAGAACCATTTACATTCACCAACGCCGTCTCATAATTAA
- the LOC139991034 gene encoding uncharacterized protein isoform X1, with protein sequence MFSGSDAISRLGISIQLITGASNGSLILIKNTREPFVWRNKRSGEAADIKRDHRFVRSNVNKCLPTADCIQDSSQRAKITMMTPIFVISVFLFALTCPCNAQADRSDDIRCQSNTECQPGHCCTIGPMRYSVPQCKAMQKEGEVCRPGNVSTLNVTLGYPDGSQLTLKDVYYIFCPCADGLSCDIKEGVCNKLSEKHDPNRLSDENKKQDG encoded by the exons ATGTTTTCAGGATCTGATGCGATCTCACGTCTTGGAATTTCCATTCAATtgattac AGGTGCGTCAAACGGAAGTCTTATTTTGATCAAAAATACGCGCGAACCGTTTGTTTGGAGGAATAAAAGAAGCGGAGAAGCTGCTGATATAAAGAGAGACCATCGATTTGTGCGATCAAATGTGAACAAGTGTTTGCCGACTGCAGACTGTATACAAGATTC GAGTCAGCGAGCAAAAATAACAATGATGACGCCAATTTTTGTGatttctgtttttttattCGCATTGACATGTCCCTGCAACGCGCAAGCTGATAGATCAGATGATATACGTTGTCAGAGCAACACAGAATGTCAACCAGGCCATTGTTGTACCATAG GGCCAATGAGGTATAGTGTACCACAATGTAAAGCTATGCAAAAAGAGGGAGAAGTTTGTAGACCAGGTAACGTTTCAACGCTTAACGTGACCCTTGGATATCCAGATGGTTCTCAATTGACATTAAAGGATGTTTATTACATCTTTTGTCCTTGCGCCGACGGACTATCATGTGATATCAAAGAAGGTGTTTGCAACAAATTAAGCGAAAAACATGATCCAAATCGATTATCCgatgaaaataagaaacaagaTGGCTAA
- the LOC139991027 gene encoding AN1-type zinc finger protein 1 yields MEFPNVGERCSIKDCKQLNFLPFECNHCHDLFCKEHFHIGSHKCLGLKDKITYTKIRAPNYTCSDESCKETSPIEMQCIKCKKHFCLQHRYHGCLEYTNEEKTTKLKKWQIPKKQFAEAKAIVDQEISDTLKKSKNTTMANKVRLMRVKGSAVGSKNVPVNERCYFLVYPPTTISNKHIGPSKGIYVNMNWTIGKAIDSIADILKVSNNNNVAGASKLQLFHHITGALICNEMDTPLIKLLENTELIDGQSVILEYSDSMFVDTTLYK; encoded by the exons ATGGAGTTTCCAAATGTTGGGGAGAGATGTTCAATCAAAGATTgcaaacaattaaattttttaccaTTTGAATGCAATCATTGCCATGACTTATTTTGCAAGGAGCATTTTCATATAGGTTCTCATAAGTGTCTAGGTTTGAAAGATAAGATCACATACACCAAAATAAGGGCACCAAATTATACATGTTCAGATGAATCGTGCAAAGAAACTTCACCCATTGAAATGCAATGCATCAAATGTAAGAAACACTTTTGTCTACAACATAGATATCATGGCTGCCTGGAATATACTAATGAAGAAAAAACAACAAAGTTGAAAAAATGGCAAATTCCAAAAAAACAATTTGCTGAAGCAAAAGCTATAGTAGATCAAGAAATTTCAGATACTTTGAAGAAATCTAAAAATACTACAATGGCCAATAAA gtAAGACTTATGCGTGTAAAGGGTTCTGCTGTTGGCTCAAAAAATGTACCAGTAAATGAAAGATGTTATTTTCTTGTATATCCTCCAACTACAATATCTAACAAACATATAGGACCATCCAAAGGTATTTATGTGAACATGAACTGGACAATTGGGAAAGCTATAGATTCAATAGCTGATATATTAAAAGTATCCAACAATAATAATGTAGCAGGAGCATCTAAACTGCAATTATTTCATCATATAACTGGTGCACTAATATGTAATGAAATGGATACACcattaataaaattgcttGAAAATACGGAACTTATAGATGGACAAAGtgttattttagaatattcagATAGTATGTTTGTAGATActactttatataaataa
- the LOC139991025 gene encoding tetraspanin-14 isoform X1 codes for MIEKVKTGFCVSQHDYDKTNCAYVSVFRLIAALILNYLIHLQPKTVDQCHRILLFGGLLIGVGLYAFVDKWQATGSVRVENVYDVILNISLVMVIAGGVVFVVSFAGCVGALRENTCLLKFYSLCLLVFFLLEMGIAIVGFVFPHTLQSLLEESFTDKIIQTYREDPDLQNFIDFGQQKFRCCGLSQEGYLDWGKNEYFNCSSPSVERCGAPFSCCINATDISSGLVNIMCGYKVQMLPVSEAGKKVWTSGCIEIVRSWAERNLYTIAGIALGIALSQLFVIYLAKTLEGQIELQKSRWHS; via the exons ATGATTGAAAAAGTAAAGACCGGCTTCTGTGTATCGCAACACGATTACGATAAGACAAACTGCGCCTACGTTTCTGTTTTTCGTTTAATTGCTGCTTTGATTCTGAACTACTTAATTCATCTTCAGCCCAAAACGGTCGATCAGTGTCATCGGATATTG TTATTTGGAGGACTTTTAATTGGAGTAGGTTTATATGCATTTGTGGATAAATGGCAAGCAACTGGTTCCGTTAGAGTAGAAAATGTATATGATGTGATCCTTAATATTTCACTTGTGATGGTTATTGCTGGAGGAGTAGTCTTTGTTGTTAGCTTTGCAGGATGTGTTGGAGCATTACGCGAAAATACTTGTCTTCTTAAATTT TATTCACTATGTCTATTGGTATTTTTCTTGCTTGAGATGGGTATTGCAATTGTTGGTTTTGTATTCCCACATACATTGCAATCATTATTGGAGGAGTCATTTACAGATAAAATCATACAAACATATAGGGAAGATCCTGatctacaaaattttattgattttgggcaacaaaaa TTTAGATGTTGTGGTTTAAGCCAAGAAGGATACTTGGATTGGGGAaagaatgaatattttaattgctcCAGTCCTAGTGTTGAACGTTGTGGTGCACCATTTTCATGTTGCATTAATGCTACAGACATATCA AGTGGTCTTGTGAATATAATGTGTGGCTATAAAGTGCAAATGTTACCAGTATCTGAAGCAGGCAAGAAAGTGTGGACTAGCGGTTGCATTGAAATTGTACGAAGTTGGGCAGAACGCAATTTGTACACAATAGCTGGTATTGCTTTAGGTATAGCTCTTAGTCAACTTTTTGTCATTTATCTTGCCAAGACATTGGAAGGTCAAATTGAATTGCAAAAGTCTCGTTGGCATTCCTGA
- the LOC139991034 gene encoding uncharacterized protein isoform X2 codes for MRSDAISRLGISIQLITGASNGSLILIKNTREPFVWRNKRSGEAADIKRDHRFVRSNVNKCLPTADCIQDSSQRAKITMMTPIFVISVFLFALTCPCNAQADRSDDIRCQSNTECQPGHCCTIGPMRYSVPQCKAMQKEGEVCRPGNVSTLNVTLGYPDGSQLTLKDVYYIFCPCADGLSCDIKEGVCNKLSEKHDPNRLSDENKKQDG; via the exons ATGA GATCTGATGCGATCTCACGTCTTGGAATTTCCATTCAATtgattac AGGTGCGTCAAACGGAAGTCTTATTTTGATCAAAAATACGCGCGAACCGTTTGTTTGGAGGAATAAAAGAAGCGGAGAAGCTGCTGATATAAAGAGAGACCATCGATTTGTGCGATCAAATGTGAACAAGTGTTTGCCGACTGCAGACTGTATACAAGATTC GAGTCAGCGAGCAAAAATAACAATGATGACGCCAATTTTTGTGatttctgtttttttattCGCATTGACATGTCCCTGCAACGCGCAAGCTGATAGATCAGATGATATACGTTGTCAGAGCAACACAGAATGTCAACCAGGCCATTGTTGTACCATAG GGCCAATGAGGTATAGTGTACCACAATGTAAAGCTATGCAAAAAGAGGGAGAAGTTTGTAGACCAGGTAACGTTTCAACGCTTAACGTGACCCTTGGATATCCAGATGGTTCTCAATTGACATTAAAGGATGTTTATTACATCTTTTGTCCTTGCGCCGACGGACTATCATGTGATATCAAAGAAGGTGTTTGCAACAAATTAAGCGAAAAACATGATCCAAATCGATTATCCgatgaaaataagaaacaagaTGGCTAA
- the Brd8 gene encoding bromodomain containing 8 → MTSVQDRLKLKKSYDTWSTREQLCLASSVLKSGDQNWMSVSRSLKAFVEKETLRPPDWFSQKSCAIQYAHLLENADTPKRKKRESGETTGESIVRKLTQERVVELGQILAFQRDEYQQLKAEINMLKSGSVSEDKLQKMWLAMEQEEREQEQKARAHSAWLAKRQQKQELNSSQTGTTIIQRKSTENTIEIQETIENTDEDEKKARGGRSPLLTSLLKSPSPTTQIQTTTTTAQVSSPTITSLLSSSPKVPNSQLTQNVSPQLHQLVTSAISNISSERPSVGAPTLSMLLEMPANAHRGPLPNLQSTPNMVSQQNVPTEVHSLQPQPMHQVTIQNETSVSAQPLAISTPNMPSTESMVQIIDHIDDVIRKDIMADVIDKDEINEIIGDIEELIKEEITGSPQTIDTTTSTINTLTVPQIQEVPVVTERPEPRDVDEAVSLSNSPESEMAIEEIDSSTSNIAEIIGTVAIEPQEHKVIVAEVSETIPSASEEVKSEESTCYERVTLNEELVPELDTQDGENSKDIPIEEKQIIEEFDTMDSTSNVETEENDSKVPTKELIEEIAEDEVEEEEETEVIVPEIKESSTNKLQRVCSEELENKGNMELDQLEMHLAKITGEQQDVPSAEVVSVSSEVTNDLPSTEDTEKSQDISLILEDDESSSDDKKKITEEQIIENTIESTESIDLSFKEDPIIVVKEKTIIEVSEESPEKSQEEQTEETLEIYTDEFKKEDTKDSSEDTTSSILQDIEIKEEEIEETAIVEDWSIKVKEDQLVSPEDIETSKTEPADPIKSEFDISIVKKEENTYEDSKGEEETKSQLENSVISEVQKEVQIKEEKEEKKGIDTEQNVKKELESIISAGEDTAELDEEESSLSKLSGGRAMKTYSKKQNVCIDSEPENEGTGEGADYRAWKKAVMLVYNRLATHKYASIFLRPITEDQAPGYHSVIFRPMDLSTIKKNIDNGTIRSTMHFQRDVMLMFQNAIMYNKHDTFIYKMAVSMQEECLQHMQILVQVTGEGTLRRETRTAASSSSEASESSIKRKRSHITPSPHDTDSPRSKKRRKSEND, encoded by the exons atgacatCAGTACAAGACA gattaaaattaaaaaaatcataTGATACTTGGAGTACTCGTGAACAACTATGTTTAGCTTCTAGTGTATTGAAGTCAGGAGATCAAAATTGGATGAGTGTATCACGATCATTAAAAGCATTtgttgaaaaagaaacattaagACCACCTGATTGGTTTTCTCAAAAATCTTGTGCCATTCAATATGcacatttattggaaaatgcAGATACCCccaagaggaagaaaagggaaagtGGAGAAACTACTGGTGAATCGATAGTTAGAAAGTTAACACAAGAAAGGGTAGTTGAACTAGGGCAAATATTAGCTTTTCAAAGGGACGAATACCAACAGCTTAAAgctgaaataaatatgttaaaatcTGGATCAGTATCAGAGGACAAGTTACAAAAAATGTGGCTTGCAATGGAACAAGAAGAACGGGAACAAGAACAAAAAGCAAGAGCACATTCTGCATGGTTAGCAAAACGACAACAGAAGCAAGAATTAAATTCATCACAAACAGGAACTACTATAATTCAACGTAAATCTACTGAAAATACAATAGAAATTCAAGAAACAATAGAAAATACAGATGAAGATGAAAAGAAAGCTAGGGGGGGAAGGTCACCATTGTTAACAAGTCTATTAAAATCACCAAGTCCAACAACACAAATTCAAACCACGACTACTACAGCACAAGTAAGCTCTCCTACGATCACAAGCCTACTTAGTTCTAGTCCTAAAGTACCAAATTCTCAATTGACACAAAATGTATCTCCACAATTGCACCAGTTAGTTACTTCtgcaatttcaaatatatcatCAGAAAGACCATCAGTTGGTGCACCAACCTTATCTATGTTATTAGAAATGCCTGCTAATGCACACAGGGGTCCTCTACCTAATTTACAATCAACTCCAAATATGGTCTCTCAACAAAATGTTCCTACTGAAGTTCACAGTCTTCAACCTCAACCTATGCATCAAGTTACAATACAAAATGAAACATCTGTATCTGCTCAGCCTCTTGCAATTAGCACTCCAAATATGCCATCTACAGAAAGTATGGTACAGATTATAGATCATATAGATGATGTAATACGTAAAGATATAATGGCAGATGTAATAGACAAAGATGAaatcaatgaaattattgGAGATATAGAAGAgttaataaaagaagaaattactgGTAGTCCACAAACTATAGATACAACTACATCAACAATTAATACCCTTACTGTACCTCAAATTCAAGAAGTACCAGTGGTAACAGAACGGCCAGAACCCAGAGATGTAGATGAAGCTGTATCGCTTTCTAATTCACCAGAAAGTGAAATGGCTATTGAAGAAATCGATTCCAGTACATCAAATATTGCAGAAATTATAGGGACAGTTGCTATTGAACCACAAGAACATAAAGTTATTGTTGCGGAAGTATCTGAAACCATACCAAGTGCATCAGAGGAAGTGAAATCTGAAGAAAGTACATGTTATGAAAGAGTAACATTGAATGAAGAGCTTGTTCCTGAATTAGACACTCAGGATGGTGAAAATAGCAAAGATATTCCAATAGAAGAGAAACAAATCATTGAGGAATTTGATACTATGGATTCTACTTCAAATGTAGAAACTGAAGAAAATGATTCAAAAGTACCTACAAAAGAGTTAATAGAAGAAATAGCAGAAGATGAagttgaagaagaagaagaaactgaAGTAATTGTACCGGAAATTAAGGAGTCATCTACTAATAAACTACAAAGAGTGTGCTCTGAAGAGTTAGAAAATAAAGGCAATATGGAATTGGATCAATTAGAAATGCATCTTGCTAAAATTACAGGTGAACAGCAAGATGTTCCATCAGCAGAAGTTGTTAGTGTTTCATCTGAAGTAACAAATGATCTTCCTAGTACCGAGGATACAGAAAAATCACAAGATATTAGTTTAATTTTAGAAGATGATGAAAGTAGCTCTgatgataaaaagaagataacagaagaacaaataatagaaaatacaatTGAGAGCACAGAATCTATTGACCTATCATTTAAAGAAGACCCCATAATTGTAGTCAAAGAAAAAACTATTATAGAAGTAAGTGAAGAATCTCCAGAAAAATCTCAAGAGGAACAAACAGAAGAAActttagaaatttatacagatgaatttaaaaaagaagatacaaaAGATTCTTCGGAAGATACAACAAGCTCTATCCTGCaagatatagaaataaaagaagaggaaatagaGGAAACAGCAATTGTGGAAGATTGGTCAATCAAAGTCAAGGAAGATCAACTGGTATCTCCGGAAGATATAGAAACTTCAAAAACAGAACCTGCAGATCCTATTAAATCTGAGTTTGACATTTCCATtgtaaagaaagaagaaaatacatatGAAGACTCAAAAGgtgaagaagaaacaaaaagtcAATTGGAAAATTCTGTAATATCAGAAGTTCAAAAAGAAGttcaaataaaagaagagaaagaagagaaaaaaggtaTAGATACTgaacaaaatgtaaaaaaagaacTAGAATCTATAATAAGTGCTGGAGAAGATACTGCTGAATTAGATGAAGAAGAATCATCATTAAGCAAGTTAAGTGGAGGACGTGCTATGAAAACTTATTcaaaaaaacaaaatgtttGTATTGATAGTGAACCTGAAAATGAAGGTACTGGAGAAGGTGCAGATTATAGGGCATGGAAGAAGGCAGTCATGTTGGTTTATAATCGACTTGCTACACATAAGTATGCATCTATATTTTTGAGACCTATTACAGAAGATCAAGCACCTGGATATCATTCAGTTATCTTTAGACCTATGGACTTATccactattaaaaaaaatatagacaaTGGAACAATTAGATCTACGATGCATTTTCAACGTGATGTCATGTTAATGTTTCAAAATGccattatgtataataaacatgatacatttatttacaaaatggcAGTTTCAATGCAGGAAGAATGTTTACAGCATATgcaa atATTAGTACAAGTTACAGGGGAGGGAACACTCAGGAGAGAAACAAGAACTGCAGCAAGTAGTAGTAGTGAGGCTAGTGAAAGtagtataaaaagaaaaagaagtcaCATCACTCCAAGTCCTCATGATACAGACAGTCCACGTTCAaaaaaacgtagaaaatcaGAGAACGATTAA
- the LOC139991013 gene encoding heparanase → MSYFITNEQGKNEYGKFGKLRIQSTIHPAFSLILLGFCMIFLILSAWNFNNTINQAVNNHVLHLYSRQPLLHTVSDKFLSFGLDTSLLRDMKSLPIKDSKFINLARLLGPAYVRVGGTSADCLHFNQTKIVSEEIINPVDGQDISNFTINETDFENLYNFATESKLRMIFDLNVLIRNVNDSWNDVNAKNIISFAKNKGMILDWQLGNEPNSFHHVFNRNVNATQLAHDYCHLRELLNEVGYYKSLLVGPEVNHVEDTVHMGEEYAKTFLENDKNSVNYVTWHQYYLNGREAQLTDFINISTFNYLPKQIKSMQKAIISSGELIPMWLSETSTAYGGGAPKLSDRFVAGFLWLDKLGYSASTGVNVVTRQSLFGGNYAMIGSDLIPNPDWWVSIVYKKFVSEKVLKLSPIPLEYLRLYAHCTPKKAWTGRVPAITIYGINLANFPVHVTIQGIPVFHRNAKVYLYALTSEKLQSRTIKMNGELLKLESNGNLPPFRPIVLEPTEQITLPPYSMIFIIIHNAKVPACYK, encoded by the exons ATGAGCTACTTTATAACCAACGAACAAGGAAAAAATGAGTATGGGAAGTTTGGCAAACTTCGAATCC AATCAACAATACATCCCGCTTTTAGTTTGATCCTTCTGGGTTTTtgtatgatatttttaatattatcagCATGGAATTTCAATAATACGATAAATCAGGCAGTTAATAATCACGTCCTTCACTTATATTCAAGACAACCACTTTTACACACAGTGTCAGACAAATTTTTGTCATTCGGTCTTGATACATCATTACTTCGTGATATGAAAAGTCTTCCAATAAAGGAtagcaaatttataaatttagctCGGCTTCTTGGACCAGCCTATGTTCGGGTAGGCGGTACGTCTGCAGATTGTCTACACTTTAATCAA ACAAAAATAGTTTccgaagaaataattaatccgGTGGACGGCCAAGATATAAGTAATTTTACTATTAATGAGACAGACTTTGAGAATTTATACAACTTTGCAACAGAATCAAAATTGCGAATGATATTCGATTTAAATGTATTGATTAGAAATGTTAATGACTCTTGGAATGATGTTAAtgctaaaaatataatctCATTTGCCAAAAATAAAGGCATGATTCTAGACTGGCAATTAGGAAATg aaccaaattcttttcatcatgtatttaatagaaatgttAATGCAACTCAACTTGCACATGATTATTGTCACTTGAGGGAATTATTAAATGAAGTAGGATATTATAAAAGTCTCCTTGTGGGACCAGAAGTAAATCATGTAGAAGATACAGTTCATATGGGAGAGGAATATGCGAaaacatttttagaaaatgataaaaatagtgTAAACTATGTTACTTGGCATCAATATTACCTTAATGGAAGGGAAGCTCAACTaactgattttataaatatttcaacttttaattatttgccaAAGCAAATTAAATCCATGCAAAAAGCAATTATATCATCAGGAGAACTTATTCCTATGTGGTTAT CAGAAACAAGTACAGCTTATGGTGGAGGTGCACCAAAGCTATCAGATAGATTTGTAGCTGGATTTTTATGGCTTGACAAATTGGGATACAGTGCCAGTACAGGAGTAAATGTTGTTACCAGGCAATCATTGTTTGGTGGAAACTATGCTATGATTGGATCTGATCTTATACCAAATCCTGACTGGTGGGTTAGTATagtttataagaaatttgtttcagaaAAAGTTTTAAAGTTATCACCAATACCTCTTGAGTATTTACGATTGTATGCACATTGCACTCCAAAAAAAGCATGGACTGGCAGAGTTCCAGCAATTACAATATATGGAATTAATCTAGCTAACTTCCCTGTTCATGTTACTATTCAAGGAATTCCTGTATTTCACAGAAATGctaaagtttatttatatgCACTTACTTCTGAAAAACTACAATCAAG gactataaaaatgaatggagaattattgaaattggAATCCAATGGAAATTTACCACCATTCCGACCTATAGTATTAGAACCTACAGAACAAATTACTTTACCACCTTATTccatgatatttattataatacataatgcAAAGGTTCCAGCATGttataaatag
- the LOC139991025 gene encoding tetraspanin-33 isoform X2: MMNNRRRTNNFTYVSSCVKYMIFMLNFVFWLFGGLLIGVGLYAFVDKWQATGSVRVENVYDVILNISLVMVIAGGVVFVVSFAGCVGALRENTCLLKFYSLCLLVFFLLEMGIAIVGFVFPHTLQSLLEESFTDKIIQTYREDPDLQNFIDFGQQKFRCCGLSQEGYLDWGKNEYFNCSSPSVERCGAPFSCCINATDISSGLVNIMCGYKVQMLPVSEAGKKVWTSGCIEIVRSWAERNLYTIAGIALGIALSQLFVIYLAKTLEGQIELQKSRWHS, encoded by the exons ATGATGAATAATCGGCGGCGAACAAATAACTTCACTTATGTTAGTTCTTGTGTGAAGTACATGATATTTATGctcaattttgttttttgg TTATTTGGAGGACTTTTAATTGGAGTAGGTTTATATGCATTTGTGGATAAATGGCAAGCAACTGGTTCCGTTAGAGTAGAAAATGTATATGATGTGATCCTTAATATTTCACTTGTGATGGTTATTGCTGGAGGAGTAGTCTTTGTTGTTAGCTTTGCAGGATGTGTTGGAGCATTACGCGAAAATACTTGTCTTCTTAAATTT TATTCACTATGTCTATTGGTATTTTTCTTGCTTGAGATGGGTATTGCAATTGTTGGTTTTGTATTCCCACATACATTGCAATCATTATTGGAGGAGTCATTTACAGATAAAATCATACAAACATATAGGGAAGATCCTGatctacaaaattttattgattttgggcaacaaaaa TTTAGATGTTGTGGTTTAAGCCAAGAAGGATACTTGGATTGGGGAaagaatgaatattttaattgctcCAGTCCTAGTGTTGAACGTTGTGGTGCACCATTTTCATGTTGCATTAATGCTACAGACATATCA AGTGGTCTTGTGAATATAATGTGTGGCTATAAAGTGCAAATGTTACCAGTATCTGAAGCAGGCAAGAAAGTGTGGACTAGCGGTTGCATTGAAATTGTACGAAGTTGGGCAGAACGCAATTTGTACACAATAGCTGGTATTGCTTTAGGTATAGCTCTTAGTCAACTTTTTGTCATTTATCTTGCCAAGACATTGGAAGGTCAAATTGAATTGCAAAAGTCTCGTTGGCATTCCTGA